From the genome of Toxoplasma gondii ME49 chromosome XII, whole genome shotgun sequence:
GGCTGTGGCTCCTCTAGCGTACGGGTTTTTCTTGTTGGTGATATCTCAGTTGTCTTGTTCAGGGATACATCGGTTTCTGATGGACTGCGAACAGGATCAAAAAATTCGGCCCCCACAAGTAAAAGCAGCCACTTGTAAAAATCGCGCTCACGCACTGAAGGCGAGCTACTGCATCTATCTTTGGGCAATCATCTGCCAGAGACCGCCCACAAAAAGTAAGTCACCTACCTAGAATAACCGCGTTCATGTTTCTTCGCAGTGAACAGCGCTATTGAGGTGTCTACGTGTGTGATTACAGATGTTCGCGTTATGACAAAGTTCCTGACGCGAAATATGAGATGTGTGCGAGTATATGCAGTCGGTGAAGTAGCCGACACAAGCTGGAAACAGTTGTGGAAATTCACTAGACTGAATGACTCATACAGTACCCTGTTAAAGATTGTTGACTTGCGCTTTACTGCCTTCCGCTTTCCTATAACAGTTCCTCCCTTTTGGGCAGACGGCAGACGTGGGCGACGACGCGGGCAGACATGAGAGTCGCCACGTGTGCACTGGCCGTCCCCTAACAGCCAAGCAGAGCATTTTCTCGCTGTATCACTagtctgtgtttttttgaCCATCAGAGAACAAAAATAAGAACAGATTCACATACACAGCAGAAAATATACGGGAAATGTTTTACTGTACAGCCATACACACGCAATAAAAGgcgctcttctttttcttcttcattctACGCGGACATGTGTAAACAGAATGCTACCAGAGATAAAAACGGTCACATGCTTTCGAAGGATGCCAGTTCTTATGACGTTGTCCTTCACGACAGAATGCAGAGTAAATCTACCTTCCTGTAATTCCTCCTATTTTCCATGGTGACCAACCCCACGTCCTCCTCCTCGATGTTTTCGTTCAGTGCCGGCTAGCGACGTCAGCGACGAAGATGAGCCACTGGCAATCCACCAGGACAGACATTAAGCGTTGCTCAGTCTCAATCGCTGCTTCACCTAGCGGTTCAGCCACTCTTTCCGTCTGGAtatctcctcttctcgtgcTTGCAAGTACAAGCAAATttgtttagggtttaggggtTGCTTCACGTGCCTAAACAGTCGCAGTAAGAACACATAACCAAAAGTTATGAGAGATCCACCTTTCCCACATGGTACTGAGATGGCGGAAGCAGCAAGATACGAACTGCGCCCTTCTGAGCAGAATTCCTCTTAACGGAGGCGGAGGTTGGCACGTCCGCTGTCCACGCAAAGGTTCTCCACACCAAcggcagcagcggcgcagTAGTCCTCTTACTCCACTTGGTATTTGGTCAGTCGTAAAGGCTGAGGCGCTCTCCGCGTCTGGATGCTCATCTACTCATATTAGACTGTAGGCATTGCATGACCCTTCCCCACAGTATCAGAGCTGTCTACTGTAACGGCCTGGAAGCGATTTTTAACGTATTACTGTTCAAAATCGAATTGATCACTACCGCGGCAATTTCAATAGGCGAGCAAATTAAAGAGAGTATCCCGTATCCCTCATGGTGATGAAGCGCTCGTCGGCCCCAACTACAACAGATTCCAGATCCCCTTCGACAGCGGCTACGACGTGGGCCTGCACCACAGACGCTTCTTGGTGGCGACCAgcgtccttcgcctccgtcaTTTGACACACGCCTTCCCGGGTGGTAGGTGAGAGAACGACACATGCGCCACAGGCGTCCAGCTGCGGGAGGTCATCCGCAATAACAACACTTTCTTCCCCAGCATTTCGTGTCGACCTCGTGTCTCCGATCCAATGTGCCACACCACCGCATGGCACTTCGGGCGAAACCAAGGAATGCTGCCATTCAGCATCCAGCGACATTATCATTAACGCACGCTGAATATGATTCAAAGGGAACTGATGGATTTTTGTGTTCGACCAAGCTCAAGCTGAGTTTGCACATCTAGTCACACACTTCGCAACCGCAAAATTTCAAACCCACTTTGGTCCTGTTGCTGCTATTGGCGCACTGTTGCGTCTGGTTCCATCCCCGCTGCATACGCGCAGGACGCTCCGACGCTCCGCACCTCACCTGGCTCCTCCGCCACACTCCTCACCACGGTGGTACACACGCTCCGGACTGCTGCCTATCACGGTGAGAGCCAGTGTAAAGCCGTGGACAACTCGTGCCGGGACTGAGCCAGGACAGGCAAAGATGCTTTAGGGCACCATGAGACGTATATTATCTTGTACGGAAGAACTGCTGGTACGAGAGACCTTCTGAGAGACAAGACGTCGGGTGGCTGGACCACAGGCCACGTACCTTGACACCGCTCACCACTACGGGTTCAATCGTGTTGGACGCGGGCACCTGTGAAATAGTCCCATAACCCACATGGTTGACGTTTGCTTGCGGCAACGTCTGTCTAGCCACGCACATAGTCCCCACACACAACCAAAACCTGCCCCGGCGGATATGGCGCAGGAAGCTATCCAATGAACTTACTGCGGTAAACATCGATGCCTGTAACACCACACCGTGTGTAACAGTGGAATCCCAAACTGTGTCGATGTAACGATTCCGCACACGGGAAACATGCGGTACACAAACACACCCCAGGAAACGCACATGGTGGGACACGCATACATGATGCAGCGATCGACGGTAACAATCATCGCAAACGAAGTTGCTACACACCTGCTGGTTGGTCAATGGTATTGCCACGAGATAGAGATGACACATACGTAAACATATGACATGAAGAAACGAGCTCATCGCATAGGAGAAACGTGTGAAACCGTACGCTGCATTTGGTCACCGACGACGGTCGCCTCTTGCCTTTTCTGAACGAGAAGGGCATCCCACGTAAACAGTAGAGGCGCCGGCGTGTGCCCTGTGCTCTGGAACAGCTTGTCCTGTGGCATAATTGCCTTGGTAATGCACCGGCTGCCCGCTACAacagctgcagcagagaaaatgTCAGCCACACTGGGGAGTCTGCTGCCAGTATTTTCGTCTGATATTCATATCCATGTGTACATGGTATCCTCAAACGTTGTGACACTAGGTGATCTCAAAACTGAACCGCGTCTCCAGCCACCGTCTACAGTGCAAATCGCCATCAGGGTGCATGCCATCGCCAACAATCTACAACGCACTGAGCATTCACGCACTGTAGCAGCGCCCTGCGCCTTCTGCCACCATCCACATACTGAAACACAAACGCCATGCCTTTCTCGTGCTACCGCTCAAGCTCCAGAGTCAAGGGAGATATCAACCATCGCTGTCGTTTCTGCCACGGTGCCTTACTTCCAATTGCTAAAAGTGGACACCATTCAGCCATTTCATAACGACAGGTGGCATCTCCTATTGCATACTAGGGTGCGAACAGGCGAGGTCCAACGGACTGTCCCAAACACCCAGATCATTCAGGTGGGCCACAACCCTCAACAATCCATTTCCGTCTGCAACAAAAATGCCAAGTCCTCCTTGCAACCCCACGGCTTCTCGTTGTCCAGAAACCaacctctctgcttctgttctgCGCACCACCTTCTCAGCCACTGACCATGAAGGAACACAAATATGACACACGTTCGTTTTTGACAGGCTCATCCCGTCAGTCCGCCAATATCTTGTTCGTCAGCAGCGGCCGTCTCGGTTTTCAATTAATGCAGCGCCGTGCGATGGCATGCATGACATACTCATATCAATCCAGTAATTTGCCGAGAATAGCTTGGCGTGCTCCAGTCTTTGCACCACAAGCTCCTATGTGTGAGTTTCCTTGTTCGTGGTCCCCCGGTCATCGACAGGATGTTGTCAACCGCAAGCACGCCGAGCATCGACTACTATTCACATGTTCTTCACCCATGCGATTCCAGCACCAACTTCGGGGCAGCGCCATACTCTGATTCCCTAGCGCATCACGTTTCCCGCCGTCGTACTCGTAGAGAACGCACTGGTACGCAGCAGTCTTCACCATAGTTGTCACATCCGTGTCTCTCCCACCATCCGTTGCCTGCCGTCTGTTTCCGGACGCGGACAGGCGACCACATGGTCGAGTGAAGACAGTCGGACTCTGCGGACGCGCATTGCGACTCGTAACCGGCGTCCCCTGCGTGATGGAGCATAAGCTACGGCTCGACAACCCCATCCGACGCGCCTGGCACCATACAAATTATAGTCAGTCGCCAAGAGGGCACGGTCACAGATGATGTTTCTATCTTCTTCATTATGGTGGACATATCGCCGCGAATATTTATTCACACACCGGCACAGCGAACACGTCGGACGCAGAACAAAACCTGGGAACAGCATGTCGGCTTaaccttctgcatgcagcagtgAACAGGCCCGGTGCATAACACTCCCTAGCTATGCCAACGCTCGACGGGTCGGTAGGTAAAAGCACAGGCACGAACGACACCGGGTTGTCTGGACAAGAACGTCCTACTGAGAAAATTCATGAGACACAGAGAATCCTCACAACAGCGAGTGACGAACTCCGCGTGCGGGAAAAAGCTTGGAGCAGGCGGCTAATGGGAGCTGTCATCTCAACCACACCCGCGACGAATCCTGattcctctccgtttcgtgTGTGCCACCATTTGTTGAAACCACGCATACACAGAATGGCAAACTGCTAATGAGACTAGCAAAGCCAACCGACAATACATCCGAATATCGATGAAGAAATAACGATCCATGAAACGAACAAAGGTGGCTTTGAAAGCAGACCTTGAAAATTTCTGCATGTGACTTGTTCATTACGAAGTGCAAGACAGTGAACAGTTAGCCTCAACTACGCCAGGGCTGCGCAGCACACCAATTTCGCGTCCTCGCAACATCCTGGTATTTCTCTGTGTAGTGTCGTTAGCCGATTACTGTCACACCATACCGAAACATGTGGCACCGCCACGAACAGCAAGTAGCGAATTCGGGAACGAATGAGCATGGATATCAGACATCGGTAAAGGTTATCGCGCATCGCAGGACAGACACGCAGCCTCTGACGCGTGTCGGAAACACGTCATCGCGTAACGTTCACCACCTGTACTCTGCATGATGTAATGCCCCCGATGAAGCGCAAAGCACCATTTCTAGTCTCCATTAGGTCCCCGTCCTGTACATATGCAGCCAAGCCGCGAAGGCCCAAAACAAATGCATACAGCGAATCATGTCtcacccgttcctccatGTCCGCCAGACAACCAGACAATCCCGACGCCTGTGGCGCCCCCgaacgcaacacgtcgtccgTTCCTGCCAGAGTGATGTCCGACCAATGgctggcggccgcgccgcaaatGGAACGTGGACATGTCACCCGCACAGCGCGTCCGCCGCCAGCTAACCACACCTCATTGCGATGACCCaatcagcagtagtctctacgCTACGTGGTGCAGCAGACGCCACGAGACACACCACCCGCCCCCGGGTCCTTTTGCTCCCttacctcccgcgcctgGGCAATACGCCCGACCATCTCCCAGACAGACTACACGACGACACACAACTAATAAcctctcacccatccgcgcattTACGCGACGAGTCACATACCATACAACGGCCGgaccatgtggcgccgccacacccaacacgtcgacaattcgtgccagagcGACGCCGGACCTCTGGCGAGCACCTGTGTCGCAAATGAAACATGGTCGTCCCGCCCGCAcagcgcctccgccgccagctaaCTACACGTCATCGCGGTcaccccatcagcagtagtctctacgtggcGCGCCAgttgccacgagacacaCCACACGCCCCAgcatccttttcttctcttacCTTCAGGGCCTGAACAGAACGCTCAACAATctcgcagacagactgcaccACGAAGCACTACCAATAAcctctcacccatccgcgcaggtacgcgacgagACTCATACGGGAAAACGGCAGGGCCATGtggggccgccacacgccacaagcggcgtattccgaaacgagtgaactcggaTCGTCGCTTCCGCAACTGGATTGGCCCACGCATCCCAGGCTGGAcactcactctctgaaggataCCGACAACACGCCATCGAGTATCGGGTACAAGttgtcgtttctccacgGGGTCGTATTCGCCGCCAAAGATAAAAGATGCTGCATCGCTCTCCCTTATATTCCCTTCCTGTACACCCATCGCCACAGCAAGAATCTACCAGACAATGAGACCGACTGCagcaggcgacgcagcgagATTATCTCAAATGGTACCCCAGACTGTCACCTCTTCACAtctgtggcggcgccacgCGCAAGGAGTCGACAGTGCGTGCCCGAGTGCCGGTGGGCTCCTGGGGAGTACCCCGTGCCGACAATCTAGCATGGACATGCCGCACGTAGAGTGGCGCCGCTGCCAGCTAAcaacacctcatcgcggtgaccTCATCAGCAATGGTCTCTacgtggtgcggcagttgccGCGAAATGCAGAACACCCCCGTGCgtccgtttcgtctcttaCTGTCCGCTTCTGAACAACAACCGCAACCATctcgcagacagactgcacaaAGACACACAGCCAATAACGTCTCACAcattcgcgcatgcacccgaCGACACTCCTTCCACGTACCAGCCGACCCATGAAGGGCCGCCACacccaacacgtcgacaaatCGTGCCAGAGTGCCGTCAGACCTCTGGCGAGCACCTGTGCCGCAAACGCAAAATGGACATGCCGCACGCAGAGTGCCTCCACTGCCACCTAACGACACCTCCTCGCGGTcaccccatcagcagtagtctcgACGCTacgtggtgcggcagttgcctcgagacacagaacacgCCCGCGagtccgtttcttctcttacCTCCACCTCCTGAAGAATACGCCAAACAATCTCGTagacagactgcacaacgacacacaatCAATAAccgctcacccatccgcgcaggtacgcgacgagactcatacgggaaaaaggcaggaccgtgtggggccgccacacgccacaagcggcgtattccgaaacgagtgaactcggaTCGTCGCTTCCGCAACTGGATTGGCCCACGCATCCCAGGCCGGAcactcactctctgaaggataCCGACAACACGTCATCGAGGATCGGGTACAAGttgtcgtttctccacgGGGTCGTATTCGCCTCCAAAGGTAGAAGATGCTGCATCGCTCTCCCTTATATTCCCTTCCTGTACAGCCGTTGCCACGGCGTGAAAGCACTTGACATTGACACAGCCTGCGGCAGGCTATACAGCGATAATATCTTACAACGTACCCCAGACTGTTACAACCTCCTGACAGCTGTGGTGCCACCAgacgcaacacgtcgacagaTCGTGCCcgagtgatgtcggacctcgCCGAGCATCTGTGTCGCAAATGAAACATGGTCGTCCCGTCCGCAcagcgcctccgccgccagctaaCAACGCTTCCTCGCGGTGACgccatcagcagtagtctcgACGCTacgtggtgcggcagttgccaCGAGACACGCCACACGCCCCCGCGTCCTTTTGCTCTCTTACCTCCCGCCCCTGGGCAATACGCCCGACCATCtcccagacagactgcataacgacacacaaccagtaacctctcacccatccgcgcattTACGCGACGAGTCACATACCATACAACGGCCGgaccatgtggcgccgccacacccaacacgtcgacaattcgtgcaAGAGCGacgtcggacctctggctgcCACCTGCGGCGGAACCTACACATCGCTACACCGCCCACAcagcgcttccgacgcgagccgacaaaccctcaacacgtaacctccatcacgtgcagtctctgcatggtCTGACGTCCGAGTCGAAATACGAAACCCGCTCTCTCATTCTCGCTCactttcgcttcctgtcaacgAGCAGCCACGCCGGAAAATCAGCCGCCAATCACACACAGCGACGCACTTCTCACCCGGCcctccatccaccacccccaccccctcatcccaccccgcaacctgtggcgccgccaaacgcaacacgtcggcagttcgtgccagagtgatgtcggacctctggctggTGGCCCCGCCGCAAACGCAACATGGACATGCCGCACGCACATTGCCTCCACTGCGACCTAACGACACCTCCTCGCGGTCACCCCATCAGCTGTACTCTCTACGTGGCCCGGCACGTGTCTTGAAATGCAGAACACGCCCGCgcgtccgtttcttctcttacCTCCACCTCCTGAAGAATACGCCCAACAATCTCGTagacagactgcacaacgacacacTACGAATAAcctctcacccatccgcgcaggtacgcgacgagACTCATACGGGAAATCACTTGCGGCTGACAGTCGATGTTGCCTGCCGCTAAAGGCAGGGCCATGTGGGGCCGCCACACGGCACAAGCGGCGTAttccgaaacgagtgaactcggatcgttcgcttccgcaactGGATTGGTCCACGCATCCCAGACCTGAcactcactctctgaaggaCACCGACAACACGTCATCGAGTATCGGGTACAAGttgtcgtttctccacgGGGTCGTATTCGCCTCCAAAGGTAGAAGATGCTGCATCGCTCTCCCTTGTATTCCCTTCCTGTACAGCCGTTGCCACGGCGTGAAAGCACTTGACATTGACACAGCCTGCGGCAGGCTGTACAGCGATAATGTCTTACAACGTACCCCAGACTGTTACAACCTCCTGACAGCTGTGGTGCCACCAgacgcaacacgtcgacagaTCGTGCCcgagtgatgtcggacctcgCCGAGCATCTGTGTCGCAAATGAAACATGGTCGTCCCGTCCGCAcagcgcctccgccgccagctaaCAACACTTCCTCGCGGTGACgccatcagcagtagtctcgACGCTacgtggtgcggcagttgccaCGAGACACGCCACACGCCCCCGCGTCCTTTTGCTCTCTTACCTCCCGCCCCTGGGCAATACGCCCGACCATCtcccagacagactgcataacgacacacaaccagtaacctctcacccatccgcgcattTACGCGACGAGTCACATACCATACAACGGCCGgaccatgtggcgccgccacaccaacacgtcgacaattcgtgcaAGAGCGacgtcggacctctggctgcCACCTGCGGCANNNNNNNNNNNNNNNNNNNNNNNNNNNNNNNNNNNNNNNNNNNNNNNNNNNNNNNNNNNNNNNNNNNNNNNNNNNNNNNNNNNNNNNNNNNNNNNNNNNNNNNNNNNNNNNNNNNNNNNNNNNNNNNNNNNNNNNNNNNNNNNNNNNNNNNNNNNNNNNNNNNNNNNNNNNNNNNNNNNNNNNNNNNNNNNNNNNNNNNNNNNNNNNNNNNNNNNNNNNNNNNNNNNNNNNNNNNNNNNNNNNNNNNNNNNNNNNNNNNNNNNNNNNNNNNNNNNNNNNNNNNNNNNNNNNNNNNNNNNNNNNNNNNNNNNNNNNNNNNNNNNNNNNNNNNNNNNNNNNNNNNNNNNNNNNNNNNNNNNNNNNNNNNNNNNNNNNNNNNNNNNNNNNNNNNNNNNNNNNNNNNNNNNNNNNNNNNNNNNNNNNNNNNNNNNNNNNNNNNNNNNNNNNNNNNNNNNNNNNNNNNNNNNNNNNNNNNNNNNNNNNNNNNNNNNNNNNNNNNNNNNNNNNNNNNNNNNNNNNNNNNNNNNNNNNNNNNNNNNNNNNNNNNNNNNNNNNNNNNNNNNNNNNNNNNNNNNNNNNNNNNNNNNNNNNNNNNNNNNNNNNNNNNNNNNNNNNNNNNNNNNNNNNNNNNNNNNNNNNNNNNNNNNNNNNNNNNNNNNNNNNNNNNNNNNNNNNNNNNNNNNNNNNNNNNNNNNNNNNNNNNNNNNNNNNNNNNNNNNNNNNNNNNNNNNNNNNNNNNNNNNNNNNNNNNNNNNNNNNNNNNNNNNNNNNNNNNNNNNNNNNNNNNNNNNNNNNNNNNNNNNNNNNNNNNNNNNNNNNNNNNNNNNNNNNNNNNNNNNNNNNNNNNNNNNNNNNNNNNNNNNNNNNNNNNNNNNNNNNNNNNNNNNNNNNNNNNNNNNNNNNNNNNNNNNNNNNNNNNNNNNNNNNNNNNNNNNNNNNNNNNNNNNNNNNNNNNNNNNNNNNNNNNNNNNNNNNNNNNNNNNNNNNNNNNNNNNNNNNNNNNNNNNNNNNNNNNNNNNNNNNNNNNNNNNNNNNNNNNNNNNNNNNNNNNNNNNNNNNNNNNNNNNNNNNNNNNNNNNNNNNNNNNNNNNNNNNNNNNNNNNNNNNNNNNNNNNNNNNNNNNNNNNNNNNNNNNNNNNNNNNNNNNNNNNNNNNNNNNNNNNNNNNNNNNNNNNNNNNNNNNNNNNNNNNNNNNNNNNNNNNNNNNNNNNNNNNNNNNNNNNNNNNNNNNNNNNNNNNNNNNNNNNNNNNNNNNNNNNNNNNNNNNNNNNNNNNNNNNNNNNNNNNNNNNNNNNNNNNNNNNNNNNNNNNNNNNNNNNNNNNNNNNNNNNNNNNNNNNNNNNNNNNNNNNNNNNNNNNNNNNNNNNNNNNNNNNNNNNNNNNNNNNNNNNNNNNNNNNNNNNNNNNNNNNNNNNNNNNNNNNNNNNNNNNNNNNNNNNNNNNNNNNNNNNNNNNNNNNNNNNNNNNNNNNNNNNNNNNGCCGGAAAATCAGCCGCCAATCACACACAGCGACGCACTTCTCACCCGGCcctccatccaccacccccaccccctcatcccaccccgcaacctgtggcgccgccaaacgcaacacgtcggcagttcgtgccagagtgatgtcggacctctggctggTGGCCCCGCCGCAAACGCAACATGGACATGCCGCACGCACATTGCCTCCACTGCGACCTAACGACACCTCCTCGCGGTCACCCCATCAGCTGTACTCTCTACGTGGCCCGGCACGTGTCTCGAAATGCAGAACACGCCCGCgcgtccgtttcttctcttacCTCCACCTCCTGAAGAATACGCCCAACAATCTCGTagacagactgcacaacgacacacTACGAATAAcctctcacccatccgcgcaggtacgcgacgagACTCATACGGGAAATCACTTGCGGCTGACAGTCGATGTTGCCTGCCGCTAAAGGCAGGGCCATGTGGGGCCGCCACACGGCACAAGCGGCGTAttccgaaacgagtgaactcggatcgttcgcttccgcaactGGATTGGTCCACGCATCCCAGACCTGAcactcactctctgaaggaCACCGACAACACGTCATCGAGTATCGGGTACAAGttgtcgtttctccacgGGGTCGTA
Proteins encoded in this window:
- a CDS encoding hypothetical protein (encoded by transcript TGME49_300780), which codes for MSLDAEWQHSLVSPEVPCGGVAHWIGDTRSTRNAGEESVVIADDLPQLDACGACVVLSPTTREGVCQMTEAKDAGRHQEASVVQAHVVAAVEGDLESVVVGADERFITMRDTGYSL
- a CDS encoding hypothetical protein (encoded by transcript TGME49_300790), with the translated sequence MALPLAAGNIDCQPQVISRMSLVAYLRGWEVESVWEMVGRIAQGREVWDAWTNPVAEANDPSSLVSEYAACAVWRPHMALPLAAGNIDCQPQVISRMSLVAYLRGWEVESVWEMVGRIAQGRESVYEIVWRILQEVEVLARGLTALWHDLSTCWVWRPFMGRLVRGRSVVGCMRECVRRYWLCVFVQSVCEMVAVVVQKRTVRDETDARGCSAFRGNCRTT